Below is a genomic region from Planktothrix sp. FACHB-1365.
CAACCTGAAATTGCTATTACATTCAACCCTGACCAACAAATTCTCTCTTCCCTTCCCCAAGGTAGGGAGGCTGAAACGACTACTACCAACGCCTCTCTATTGTCTACTCAGTTTCTTCCCAGGGGGTTAGAAACAATTGTTGAACCTCCTACTCCCGTCATTCCCCAACCTCAGCCTCCTGTAACCCCTCCTATTCCGACTCTTCCTCCATCTCCTTCCCCCCCCCCCACAACTCCCACCCCGACAACTCCCACACCAACCACTCCTACCCCCACAACTCCCACACCAACCACTCCTACCCCCACAACTCCCCCCACACCAACCACTCCCCCCACACCAACCACTCCTACACCGACAACGCCAACCCCAACCACTCCCCCCACACCGACCCCGATAACAGCACCTCTGGTTCAAGGAAGTGAGGGGAATGATAATCTATTAGGAACTGAGAGACAAGATTTGGTAGCAGGTTTAGGCGGAGATGACACTATTTTAGGATTTGCTGGGGATGACTCCCTCAATGGCAATAGTGGCAATGATATTATCTATGGCGGTCAAAATAACGATACCCTGGTTGGAGAAGGGGGGAATGACCTGTTACAAGGAAATAAAGGCGATGATTTTATTAATGCTGACGCTGATAACGATACGGTTTATGGGGGGATTAATAATGACACTCTCTTGGGTGAGGATGGTCGAGATCTGATTTTTGGCGATAACGGGGATGATAGTATTGATGGGGGACTTCGCAGCGATACCCTCTATGGCGGACAAGATAACGACACCATCGCGGCGGGAGATGATGATGATGTCGCCTATGGGGGTCAGGGTCAAGACTCCCTTGAAGGGGGTAAAGGCAATGATTGGCTCCAGGGAGATCAGCAAAATGATATTGTCGCTGGTTCCAGAGGAAATGATTGTCTTTATGGGGGTCAAGGGGATGATACCCTAATCGGAGGAACCGAGAATGACTTCCTCAGTGGGGATAAAGACAATGATATTTTAATCGGCGTTGACCCCAGTTCTCAACCTGCTGGATTTGTTGAAATTGATACCTTGAGTGGGGGAATTGGAAATGATACCTTTGTTTTAGGGGATGCCACTCAAACCTATTATGTCAATGGGGGTGGTAGTGAAATCGGGTTTGTGGATTATGCACTGATCCTTAATTTTAAT
It encodes:
- a CDS encoding calcium-binding protein; protein product: MNEFQAHRIRENNSTNIVFNLFNTNPSFYNQPEIAITFNPDQQILSSLPQGREAETTTTNASLLSTQFLPRGLETIVEPPTPVIPQPQPPVTPPIPTLPPSPSPPPTTPTPTTPTPTTPTPTTPTPTTPTPTTPPTPTTPPTPTTPTPTTPTPTTPPTPTPITAPLVQGSEGNDNLLGTERQDLVAGLGGDDTILGFAGDDSLNGNSGNDIIYGGQNNDTLVGEGGNDLLQGNKGDDFINADADNDTVYGGINNDTLLGEDGRDLIFGDNGDDSIDGGLRSDTLYGGQDNDTIAAGDDDDVAYGGQGQDSLEGGKGNDWLQGDQQNDIVAGSRGNDCLYGGQGDDTLIGGTENDFLSGDKDNDILIGVDPSSQPAGFVEIDTLSGGIGNDTFVLGDATQTYYVNGGGSEIGFVDYALILNFNPQEDVLLLGPGNYLAAGSPENLPQGTAIYLLTGEETELIAILDGVTDFKFDANIGQPGSPIQFAGGSTETTT